In Achromobacter pestifer, the DNA window ACCGCCGCAACGACGTAGTCGGGCTGGCGGCCGGTGGCTTCAGGCATTTGCGTCAGGCATTCGTTGCCGATGACGGTCTGGAAATCTCGCACCATGCGGGGATAGGGGTCGGGACCCGCCACCGTGCCGATGATGTAGAAGGTGTTCTCGATATTGGTGACCCAGTCGCGCATGGCTTCGTTCAGCGCGTCCTTCAGGGTGCGCGAACCGGACGTGACCGGCACCACCGTCGCGCCCAGCAGCTTCATGCGGTAGACGTTCGAGGCCTGGCGGCGGACGTCCTCGCTGCCCATGTAGACCACGCATTCCATGCCGTAGCGGGCCGCCACCGTGGCGGTGGCCACGCCGTGCTGGCCCGCGCCCGTTTCGGCGATGACTCGCGGCTTGCCCATGCGCTTGGCCAGCAATGCCTGGCCGATGCAGTTGTTGACCTTGTGGGCGCCCGTGTGATTCAGGTCTTCGCGCTTGAACCAGATCTGGGCGCCGCCCACCATTTCCGACCAGCGGCGGGCATGGTAGACCGGGCTGGGACGGCCCACGAAATGCTTGAGTTCGTAGTTGAACTCTTCCAGGAAGGCGGGGTCGACACGGTAATGGTCATAGGCCGCGCGCAGCTCGTCGAGCGCGTGCATCAGCGTTTCCGCCACGAAAACACCGCCATAAGGGCCGAAATGGCCCTGGGCATCCGGAAAGTCGTAAGGTTTCACCAAGCATCTCCCCCGGGTATCGCGGCGGCCACTGCCTGCCGCAAATCCGGTTTGCAACCCGTCATTTTACCTGACGCCGGCAACGGCCGGGCGCAACGCCGCGACCACCCCGGGGAACCGTCAGCGTGCCGTCAGAGCGACTGCCCCAGGCGGCGCAGGAAGGTGTCGCAAGCGGCCAGCTGGTCCAGCGCGACATACTCGTCGGGCTTGTGGGCCTGTTCGATATGGCCGGGGCCGCAGACGACCGTAGGGATGCCCATGCCTTGGAACAGGCCGGCCTCGGTGCCATAGGCGACCTTGCGGGTCGCACGGTCTTCGGTCAGCGCGCGCACCAGCTGAGTGATGGCGGCCTCCTCGGAAGCCTCCAGGGCGGGAGCCGCGGCGCCGGTCTCGATTTCGATGCTGGCGCCGTCGAACTCGGCCTTCATGCGCGGCAGGAGCTCTTCACGCACGTATTTTTCGACTTCTGCCTGGATCTCGTCGGGCTGCATGCCGGGCAGGTTGCGGAATTCGTAGGTGAATTCGCACAGTTCGGGGATGGTGTTGACCGCGATGCCGCCCCGGATCTGGTTGGTGGTCATCGTGGAGAACGGCACGTCGTAGAACTGGTCGTACGGACCGTTGGCCTTGAAGCTGTCGGCCAGGTCGCGGATGCGGCAGATCAGGCGGGCGGCGTATTCGATGGCGTTGCAGCCGCGCGGAGTCAAGGACGAGTGCGCCGCCTTGCCGTGCACCTTGCAGCGGAACAGGTTGATGCCCTTGTGCGCCACCACCACCTGCATGCCGGTGGGTTCGCCCACCACACAGCCTTCGGGGCGGATGCCGCGCTCGTGCAGATCGGCCAGCATGTAGGGCGCGCCGGCGCAGCCGACTTCCTCGTCGTAGGAAAACGCCAGATGCATCGGCTTCTTGCGCGGCATGGCCAGGAATTCCGGCACCAGCGCCAGCGAACTGGCGATGAAGCCCTTCATGTCGCAGCTGCCGCGCCCATAGAGCAGCCCGTCCTTTTCGACGAGTTTGAACGGATCCGTGCTCCAGTCCTGGCCGTCCACGGGCACCACGTCGGTGTGGCCCGACAGCACGATGCCGCCTTGCATGCCGCCGTCCTGGGCGGGCAAGGTCGCGAACAGGTTGGCCTTGGTGCGCTCCGGATTGTGCGCCAGCCATGCGTCGACGCCCTGGCCCTTGAGCCAATCCCGGACGGTTTCGATCAGGGCAAGATTGGAATTGCGGCTGGTGGTGTCAAAGCCAACCAGCGTTTCCAGCCAGGTGCGCGCGTTCATGTCACTACTCTCTTGGGGAAAAACAGGAGTGTAAGGCCAGCGCGCATCCGCGTCTCGAACGAGACCCGCCGCGCAAGCGCCTAGAATGTCGCCCGGTTAGGCAAACCCCAAGGAGAAACCGTGCAGCACAAAGCAGTTCCCACACGCAACATCGTGGCGGCAGTCATAGGCAATGCCCTCGAATGGTATGACTTCCTGGTGTTCGCGTTCATGACGCCGATCATCGCGAAGCTGTTCTTTCCCACCGACCCCAGCGTTCCCGGCAGCGAGCTGAACGCCATCCTGATGACCACGGCGATCTTCGGCGTCGGCTTCTTCATGCGTCCGGTGGGCGGCATCATCCTCGGCCTGTACGGCGACAAGAAGGGCCGCAAAGCGGCCATGGTCATGGTGACCTCGCTGATGGCCGTGTCGATCGCGCTGATCACCGTCGCCCCCACCTATCACGCGGCCGGCATCCTGGCGCCGATCTTCATCCTGATCGCGCGCCTCCTGCAGGGTTTCTCCGCCGGCGGCGAATTCGGCACCTCGACCGCGCTGCTGATCGAAATGGCGCCCAACGGCAAGCGCGGCTTCTACGGCTCCTGGCAGATGGCCGGCCAGATGCTGGCCCTGCTGATCGGCGCCGCCTGCGGCACGCTCATCACCGAGTTCTTCACGCCCCAGGAAATCGCCGATTGGGCATGGCGCCTGCCGTTCGCCTTCGGCCTGGTCATTGTTCCCATCGCCATCTATATCCGCCGCAACGTCGACGAAACCGACGCCTTCAAGCAAATGAAGGAAGATGAGCGCCAGGCGGCCGCGCGTGGCGAGGTGAAGCGCCTGAGCCTGGGCCAGATGCTGAAGACGCATACGCGCGAAACGCTGATCGGCGTGGGCCTGGTCGTGACCGCGACCGTGTCCATCTACATCACCTTCACGTATCTGGTGACCTACTCCACGCAGATCCTGAAGCTGCCGCTGAACCAGACCTTCCTGGTGCAGATGGCGGGCGCGGCGCTGATGGTGCTGCTGACGCCCTTCATGGGCGCCTGGTCGGACCGCGTCGGACGCCGCCCCATCGTGATCGGCTCGCTCATCGGCTACCTGATCGTGCTGTACCCGCTGTACTACTGGCTGTCGGACGCGCCGTCCATCGGCCGCCTGCTGACCGTGCAGGTCGTGGTCTGCCTGTTCGTATCCGCTTTCTTCGGCGTGTTCAGCACGGTGATGGCGGAACTGTTCCCGGCGCGCGTGCGTTCGGTGGGCCTGTCCCTGGCCTATAACGTGGCCGTGATGATTTTCGGCGGCTTCGCGCAGTTCATCGTGACCTGGCTGATCAAGACCACCGGTTCGCCGATGGCCCCGGCCTACTACGTGATGTTCGGCGTGGCGCTAGGCCTGATCGCCGCGTTCTACATGCGCGACCGCGCGCACGAGCAATTGGACGACTGAGTCCCGCTCCCGCCCGGACCGTACGCGGTCCGGGTTTCTAGCGGCGCGTCGCCGACGACACGCCCTGCACTTCAGCCAGGGCGTCCAGGGCGCGGGACAGGGATTCCCCCCCGCGCACTTCCACCGTGAACACCATATGAGCCAGCGACTGCTTGCTCTGCGTGTTCACGCCCACCACGTTCAGGCGCAACCGCGCGAAAACTTCGGACAGGTCCCGCAGCAGGCCGGAACGGTCGTGCGCGCGCACGCTGATGTCCACCGGATAGAACGTGTCGGCGGTTTCGCCCCAGGCAACCTCGATGACGCGCTCGGGCTCGCGTGCCGCCAGCGCCAGATAGCTGTGGCAGTCGCTGCGGTGGATGGACACGCCGCGCCCGCGCGTGACAAAGCCTGCGATGGGGTCCGGCGGCGCCGGACGGCAGCAGCGCGCCAACTGCGTCAAGAGCGACCCCACCCCCACCACCAGCACGCCGCTCTTGCCGCTTTTCTCGGCGCTGCCGGCGCTGGCGTGGCGCAAGGCGGCCGGCTGCGGCTCGACGGCCGGCCCGGGCTGCTGGAACAGGGTATCGATCTGCCGCAGGCTGAACTCTTCCTTGGCCGCCGCCACGTACAGGTCGTCGGCGCGGGCGAACCCGAGGTTCTGCGCCAGCTGCTCCAGATTGACGGCGGTCTTGCCCAGGCGCTGCAATTCCTTTTCGACCAGGGCCTGGCCCTGGGTGATGCGCTGCTGCAGCTCGATGGCGTTGAACCACATGCGCACCTTGGCGCGGGCCCGCGGGCTGGCCAGAAAGCCCAGCTGCGGATTGAGCCAGTCGCGCGACGGTCCGCCGGACTTGGCGGAAATGATCTCCACGGTCTGGCCGGTGGACAGACGGGTCTGCAACGGCACCATCTGCCCGTCGACGCGCGCGCCGCGGCAGCGGTGGCCCAGGTCGGTATGCAGGTGATAGGCGAAGTCCACCGGCGTGGCGCCGGCGGGCAATTCGATCACGCGCGCCTGCGGCGTCAGCACATAGATGCGCTCATCGGTATGGGGCGGCGCCGTCGCCGGGCCGCGCTGCTTGCCCGATGCCGGCTTGGCGGGCGCGGACTGGGCAGGTTCGCCGCCACCCTCGACATCATTGTTCCAGGCCAGCAGCTGGCGCATCCACGCCAGTTGCCTGTCGTATTCGCTGGAGGCCGCCACCTGGCCGCCCTTGGCGCCCGCTTCCTTGTAGCGCCAGTGCGCGGCCATGCCGTACTCGGCGAACTGGTGCATGTCGCGCGTGCGGATCTGCACTTCGAACGGACGGCCGTCGTCGTCGGCAACCACCGTGTGCAGCGACCGGTAGCCGTTGGGCTTGGGCCGCGAAATATAGTCGTCGAACTCCTCGGAGATCGGCGTCCACATTTCATGCACCATGCCCAGCGCCGTATAGCAGCCGCGCACGTCGTCCACGATGATGCGCAGCGCGCGCAGGTCGTACATCTGCGAGAAATCCAGCCGCTTCACCCGCATCTTGTTCCAGATGCTGTAGATGTGCTTGGGCCGGCCGCTGACCTCGGCTTCGACCCCTGCCTTGGCCAATCCGGTCTGCAGGCGCTGGATCGCGCCGGCGATGAAGGCCTCGCGCTCCACCCGCTTTTCTTCCAGCAGGCGGGCGATCTGCTTGTACTTTTCAGGCTCCAGGAAACGGAACGCCAGGTCTTCCATTTCCCACTTGATCTGCCAGATCCCCAGGCGGTTCGCCAGCGGCGCATACAGGTCCAGCGTTTCGCGGGCGAAATCGGTGGAGCACGGCGCCTTGCTTTCGGCATGCCAGCGCAAGGTGCGCAAGCGCGACGCCAGCCGCATCAGCACGATGCGCAGGTCGGCCGCCATGGCCAGCAGCATCTTGCGCTGCATTTCCTTTTGCGAACCGCTTTCGGCCGCGGCGTCGCTCGCCTGCCGCGCCACCACGCC includes these proteins:
- the trpB gene encoding tryptophan synthase subunit beta; the encoded protein is MKPYDFPDAQGHFGPYGGVFVAETLMHALDELRAAYDHYRVDPAFLEEFNYELKHFVGRPSPVYHARRWSEMVGGAQIWFKREDLNHTGAHKVNNCIGQALLAKRMGKPRVIAETGAGQHGVATATVAARYGMECVVYMGSEDVRRQASNVYRMKLLGATVVPVTSGSRTLKDALNEAMRDWVTNIENTFYIIGTVAGPDPYPRMVRDFQTVIGNECLTQMPEATGRQPDYVVAAVGGGSNAMGIFHPYIPYENVRLIGVEAAGEGMDSGRHAASLAAGQVGVLHGNRTYVMQDADGQVQETHSVSAGLDYPGVGPEHAWLKDSGRAEYVGITDAEALKAFHDCCRIEGIMPALESSHAIAQAVKMAATLPRDAVILVNLSGRGDKDMHTVAEYAGIEL
- the argE gene encoding acetylornithine deacetylase gives rise to the protein MNARTWLETLVGFDTTSRNSNLALIETVRDWLKGQGVDAWLAHNPERTKANLFATLPAQDGGMQGGIVLSGHTDVVPVDGQDWSTDPFKLVEKDGLLYGRGSCDMKGFIASSLALVPEFLAMPRKKPMHLAFSYDEEVGCAGAPYMLADLHERGIRPEGCVVGEPTGMQVVVAHKGINLFRCKVHGKAAHSSLTPRGCNAIEYAARLICRIRDLADSFKANGPYDQFYDVPFSTMTTNQIRGGIAVNTIPELCEFTYEFRNLPGMQPDEIQAEVEKYVREELLPRMKAEFDGASIEIETGAAAPALEASEEAAITQLVRALTEDRATRKVAYGTEAGLFQGMGIPTVVCGPGHIEQAHKPDEYVALDQLAACDTFLRRLGQSL
- a CDS encoding MFS transporter gives rise to the protein MQHKAVPTRNIVAAVIGNALEWYDFLVFAFMTPIIAKLFFPTDPSVPGSELNAILMTTAIFGVGFFMRPVGGIILGLYGDKKGRKAAMVMVTSLMAVSIALITVAPTYHAAGILAPIFILIARLLQGFSAGGEFGTSTALLIEMAPNGKRGFYGSWQMAGQMLALLIGAACGTLITEFFTPQEIADWAWRLPFAFGLVIVPIAIYIRRNVDETDAFKQMKEDERQAAARGEVKRLSLGQMLKTHTRETLIGVGLVVTATVSIYITFTYLVTYSTQILKLPLNQTFLVQMAGAALMVLLTPFMGAWSDRVGRRPIVIGSLIGYLIVLYPLYYWLSDAPSIGRLLTVQVVVCLFVSAFFGVFSTVMAELFPARVRSVGLSLAYNVAVMIFGGFAQFIVTWLIKTTGSPMAPAYYVMFGVALGLIAAFYMRDRAHEQLDD
- a CDS encoding RelA/SpoT family protein; its protein translation is MSAPPVPDAPTPFDASWRQEVGAGLDADGMALIDQAVAWAEPRFEGQQALTGEPLAGHGAGVVRILAALHTDAATRAAALLAALPTDLMAPAPSLRNDPVATAFGAEIARLLQGTRALLRLGVVARQASDAAAESGSQKEMQRKMLLAMAADLRIVLMRLASRLRTLRWHAESKAPCSTDFARETLDLYAPLANRLGIWQIKWEMEDLAFRFLEPEKYKQIARLLEEKRVEREAFIAGAIQRLQTGLAKAGVEAEVSGRPKHIYSIWNKMRVKRLDFSQMYDLRALRIIVDDVRGCYTALGMVHEMWTPISEEFDDYISRPKPNGYRSLHTVVADDDGRPFEVQIRTRDMHQFAEYGMAAHWRYKEAGAKGGQVAASSEYDRQLAWMRQLLAWNNDVEGGGEPAQSAPAKPASGKQRGPATAPPHTDERIYVLTPQARVIELPAGATPVDFAYHLHTDLGHRCRGARVDGQMVPLQTRLSTGQTVEIISAKSGGPSRDWLNPQLGFLASPRARAKVRMWFNAIELQQRITQGQALVEKELQRLGKTAVNLEQLAQNLGFARADDLYVAAAKEEFSLRQIDTLFQQPGPAVEPQPAALRHASAGSAEKSGKSGVLVVGVGSLLTQLARCCRPAPPDPIAGFVTRGRGVSIHRSDCHSYLALAAREPERVIEVAWGETADTFYPVDISVRAHDRSGLLRDLSEVFARLRLNVVGVNTQSKQSLAHMVFTVEVRGGESLSRALDALAEVQGVSSATRR